In one Halichondria panicea chromosome 4, odHalPani1.1, whole genome shotgun sequence genomic region, the following are encoded:
- the LOC135334503 gene encoding DNA excision repair protein ERCC-8-like — MLQLLNDREVGLDPPWLLPRVYGSQRFVDIELSSRREFVKGHKNGVTSMDIDRQSGRYILSGGSDTTGTILLHDTLCPPGSTHQYPIVSNTFSPISNSEQNTSYAICSIQWYPHDTGMFVTSSADRTVKVWDTNEMCPVESFKFTKPVYTHVMAAAQSHCLIAVGGKECEITLCDIHSGSSTHILRSHNLPVMSLAWSPHNDFTLASGSQDNRVLLWDIRKAAGPLMSLDMHNGSGSSNSASVETAHSGHVNGLCFSSDGLYLLSFATDNKLKLWDAFYGKNTLINYGHLTNYDTHTSVQFAVSSHTSTLHPVVCLPSSGSILLIEMLTGKKIKSLQGHFGTVNCVMTHPFEQELFSGGGDGNILTWEPPPPKVTETRSASGRGLSVYQDDWSSDEER; from the exons ATGTTACAACTTCTCAATGACAGAGAGGTAGGGTTGGATCCGCCATGGCTGCTCCCCAGGGTGTATGGCAGTCAGAGATTTGTTGATATAGAGCTTAGTAGCAGAAGAGAGTTTGTCAAAGGACACAAAAATGGAGTAACTTCTATGGACATTGATAGACAGTCTGGAAGATA TATTCTGTCTGGCGGCTCTGATACAACAGGAACCATATTGCTACATGACACCCTCTGTCCCCCTGGCTCCACCCACCAATATCCCATCGTCTCAAACACATTCAGCCCAATCTCAAACTCTGAACAAAACACCTCGTATGCCATTTGCTCCATCCAGTGGTACCCTCACGACACGGGCATGTTTGTGACGAGTTCTGCTGACAGGACTGTTAAAGTATGGGACACGAATGAGATGTGTCCTGTGGAAAGTTTCAAGTTCACCAagccagtgtacacacacgttATGGCTGCAGCACAGTCCCACTGTCTCATCGCAG TTGGAGGCAAAGAGTGTGAGATCACGCTATGTGACATCCACTCCGGCTCGTCCACGCACATCCTCCGATCTCATAACCTCCCTGTGATGTCCCTCGCCTGGTCTCCCCACAACGACTTCACTCTGGCCAGCGGGAGTCAAGACAACAGAGTGCTCTTGTGGGATATCCGTAAGGCCGCTGGTCCACTCATGAGCTTAGACATGCACAATGGCAGTGGGAGCTCAAACAGTGCATCAG TTGAAACTGCTCACAGTGGTCATGTGAATGGACTTTGCTTCAGCTCTGATGGGCTCTACCTACTGTCATTTGCAACAGACAATAAGCTGAAACTATGGGATGCCTTCTATGGGAAAAATACACTG ATAAACTACGGTCATTTGACCAACTATGACACTCACACGAGTGTACAGTTTGCAGTATCCTCCCACACATCCACCCTCCACCCGGTTGTGTGTCTCCCTTCCAGTGGGAGCATTCTGCTCATAGAGATGCTCACGGGCAAGAAAATCAAGAGCTTGCAAGGACACTTTGGCACTGTCAACTGTGTAATGACTCACCCTTTTGAGCAG GAGTTGTTTTCTGGTGGAGGTGATGGGAACATTTTGACCTGGGAACCCCCTCCTCCAAAAGTGACTGAG ACCCGCTCAGCCAGTGGTAGAGGCCTATCTGTGTATCAAGACGATTGGAGCAGTGATGAGGAAAGATAA